The following are encoded together in the Kribbella voronezhensis genome:
- the fdhA gene encoding formaldehyde dehydrogenase, glutathione-independent: protein MPGNRAVIYKGPGDVAVETIDYPSLELKDGPGVNPANVGRQVQHGAILKVVASNICGSDQHMVRGRTTAPPGLALGHEITGEVAEVGRDVEFIKVGDLVSVPFNIACGRCINCKEGKTGVCLNVNPDRPGSAYGYVDMGGWVGGQAEYALVPYADWNLLKFPDKDQALAKIRDLAMLSDIFPTGYHGAVTAGVGTGSTVYIAGAGPVGLAAATSAFLLGAAVVIVADLQKERLEQARSFGCETIDVSQGEPRDQVEQLLGEPEVDCAVDAVGFEAHGHGSDAQAERPATVLNTVMDVTRAGGAVGIPGLYVTGDPGASDDAAKTGSLSIRLGLGWAKSLSFTTGQCPVMRYNRQLMKAILNDRTQIAKNVNATVIPLDQAPQGYAEFDKGAARKYVLDPHGMIK, encoded by the coding sequence GTGCCTGGCAACAGGGCAGTCATCTACAAGGGACCAGGTGACGTGGCGGTCGAGACGATCGACTACCCGAGCCTTGAACTCAAGGACGGTCCAGGAGTCAACCCCGCGAACGTGGGCCGGCAGGTCCAACACGGGGCGATCCTGAAGGTCGTCGCCAGCAATATCTGCGGCAGCGACCAGCACATGGTCCGCGGCCGGACCACGGCACCGCCGGGACTCGCTCTCGGCCATGAGATCACCGGCGAGGTCGCCGAGGTCGGCCGCGACGTCGAGTTCATCAAGGTCGGCGATCTGGTGTCGGTCCCGTTCAACATCGCCTGTGGACGGTGTATCAACTGTAAGGAGGGCAAGACCGGCGTCTGCCTGAACGTGAACCCGGACCGGCCCGGCTCGGCGTACGGGTACGTCGACATGGGCGGCTGGGTCGGCGGCCAGGCGGAGTACGCGCTGGTGCCGTACGCCGACTGGAACCTGCTGAAGTTCCCCGACAAGGACCAGGCGCTCGCGAAGATCCGCGACCTGGCGATGCTGTCGGACATCTTCCCGACCGGATACCACGGCGCGGTCACCGCCGGTGTCGGAACCGGGTCGACCGTCTACATCGCCGGAGCCGGACCCGTCGGCCTGGCCGCGGCGACATCGGCGTTCCTGCTCGGAGCGGCGGTCGTGATCGTGGCCGATCTGCAGAAGGAACGGCTGGAACAGGCCCGTAGCTTCGGCTGCGAAACGATCGACGTTTCACAGGGCGAACCGAGGGACCAGGTTGAACAGCTCCTCGGGGAGCCGGAGGTCGACTGCGCCGTTGACGCGGTCGGGTTCGAGGCACACGGCCACGGCAGTGATGCTCAGGCCGAGCGGCCGGCGACCGTGCTGAACACGGTCATGGATGTCACCCGTGCCGGTGGCGCGGTCGGTATTCCCGGGCTCTACGTCACCGGCGATCCCGGTGCGAGCGACGATGCCGCGAAGACCGGTTCGCTGTCCATCCGGCTCGGCCTCGGCTGGGCGAAGTCGCTGTCGTTCACGACCGGCCAATGCCCGGTGATGCGGTACAACCGCCAGTTGATGAAGGCGATCCTGAACGACCGGACGCAGATCGCGAAGAACGTGAACGCCACGGTCATCCCGCTGGATCAGGCGCCGCAGGGGTACGCCGAGTTCGACAAGGGAGCGGCCCGCAAGTACGTGCTGGACCCGCACGGAATGATCAAGTAG
- the guaA gene encoding glutamine-hydrolyzing GMP synthase has translation MTEHELVLVVDFGAQYAQLIARRVREAKVYSEIVPHSMPVEEMLARNPKAIILSGGPQSVYAEGAPRVDSALFEAGVPAFGICYGFQAMAQTLGGDVRRTGLREFGRTPVTVSEAGALLAGIPEDLNVWMSHGDAVHAPPVGFAVLAASSGAPVAAFENLESKLAGVQWHPEVLHSQAGQAVLEHFLYDIAGCSGDWTTTNVVEEQVELIRQQVGDKQVLCALSGGVDSAVAAALVSKAIGDQLTCVYVDHGLQRSGESDQIEKDFVAATGTRLEVVDAEDQFLGALAGVTDPEQKRKIVGREFIRTFEATARKLDADRHIEFLVQGTLYPDVVESGGGTGTANIKSHHNVGGLPDDLQFSLIEPLRTLFKDEVRELGIALGLPETLVYRHPFPGPGLSIRIIGEVTKERLEILRAADLIARTELTAAGLDRDIWQFPVVLLADVRSVGVQGDGRTYGHPVVLRPVTSEDAMTADWARLPYEVLEKISTRITNEVDEINRVTVDITSKPPGTIEWE, from the coding sequence GTGACTGAGCATGAGTTGGTTCTGGTCGTCGACTTCGGGGCGCAGTACGCGCAGCTGATCGCGCGGCGGGTGCGCGAGGCCAAGGTGTACTCCGAGATCGTGCCGCACTCGATGCCGGTCGAGGAGATGCTGGCCCGGAATCCGAAGGCGATCATCCTGTCCGGCGGACCGCAGTCGGTGTACGCCGAGGGTGCGCCGCGGGTGGACTCGGCACTGTTCGAGGCGGGGGTGCCGGCGTTCGGGATCTGCTACGGGTTCCAGGCGATGGCGCAGACGCTGGGCGGCGACGTACGCCGTACGGGACTGCGCGAGTTCGGGCGGACCCCGGTCACGGTGAGCGAGGCCGGCGCGCTGCTCGCAGGGATCCCCGAGGACCTGAACGTGTGGATGTCGCACGGTGACGCCGTACACGCGCCGCCGGTCGGATTCGCCGTACTGGCTGCGTCTTCGGGTGCGCCGGTCGCGGCGTTCGAGAACCTGGAGAGCAAGCTGGCCGGTGTGCAGTGGCACCCGGAGGTGCTGCACTCGCAGGCTGGGCAGGCCGTGCTGGAGCACTTCCTGTACGACATCGCTGGGTGCAGCGGCGACTGGACGACCACCAACGTCGTCGAGGAGCAGGTGGAGCTGATCCGGCAGCAGGTCGGCGACAAGCAGGTGCTGTGTGCGCTGTCCGGTGGCGTGGATTCGGCCGTCGCCGCGGCTCTGGTGAGCAAGGCGATCGGCGACCAGCTCACCTGTGTGTATGTGGACCACGGGTTGCAGCGGTCGGGTGAGTCGGACCAGATCGAGAAGGACTTCGTCGCTGCTACCGGCACGCGGCTGGAAGTCGTGGACGCGGAGGATCAGTTCCTGGGCGCGCTGGCCGGGGTGACCGACCCGGAGCAAAAGCGGAAGATCGTAGGGCGCGAGTTCATCCGGACTTTCGAGGCGACCGCCCGGAAGCTCGACGCTGATCGGCACATCGAGTTCTTGGTGCAGGGGACGCTTTATCCGGATGTCGTGGAGTCCGGTGGCGGGACCGGTACGGCGAACATCAAGTCGCATCACAATGTCGGTGGGCTGCCCGACGACCTGCAGTTCTCGCTGATCGAGCCGCTGCGGACGTTGTTCAAGGACGAGGTCCGCGAGCTGGGGATCGCGCTGGGACTGCCGGAGACGCTGGTTTACCGGCACCCGTTCCCGGGGCCGGGGTTGTCGATCCGGATCATCGGCGAGGTGACGAAGGAGCGGCTGGAGATCCTGCGGGCGGCCGATCTGATCGCCCGGACCGAGCTGACCGCCGCCGGGCTGGATCGCGACATCTGGCAGTTCCCGGTGGTGTTGCTGGCTGACGTGCGGTCGGTGGGTGTGCAGGGTGACGGTCGGACCTACGGTCATCCCGTCGTACTGCGGCCGGTCACCAGCGAAGACGCGATGACGGCCGACTGGGCCCGCCTGCCCTACGAAGTACTCGAGAAGATCTCTACTCGCATCACCAACGAGGTCGACGAGATCAACCGAGTCACCGTAGACATCACAAGCAAGCCCCCGGGGACGATCGAGTGGGAGTAG
- a CDS encoding RNA polymerase sigma factor: MTNSSRAPDRAARFSALYRATYADLVRFAQRRVDHSQAEDVVAEAFLVAWRRLDDLPKQAEDARAWLFGVARHTIMNSRRGSDRRRALAVRLATSVSTATDGAADLVAQQIDLAAAWNLLSEVHQEALALAVLDELTAPQAAVVLGISPVAFRLRLSRARRALRAHLDHRPQPTLAPASVTERHSS; this comes from the coding sequence ATGACCAACAGTTCACGCGCTCCGGATCGGGCGGCTCGGTTCAGTGCGCTTTATCGGGCGACCTATGCCGACCTGGTGCGATTTGCTCAGCGGCGGGTCGATCACAGTCAGGCGGAGGACGTCGTCGCGGAGGCGTTCCTGGTCGCGTGGCGGCGGTTGGATGATTTGCCGAAGCAGGCCGAGGACGCTCGCGCCTGGCTCTTCGGGGTCGCTCGGCACACGATCATGAACAGCCGACGCGGATCCGACCGGCGACGGGCGCTCGCCGTACGGCTGGCTACTTCCGTCTCGACCGCAACCGATGGTGCTGCGGATCTCGTGGCTCAGCAGATCGATCTCGCGGCCGCGTGGAATCTGCTGTCGGAGGTCCACCAGGAGGCGCTCGCCCTCGCAGTACTGGATGAGCTGACGGCACCGCAGGCCGCGGTGGTCCTCGGGATCTCGCCCGTCGCGTTCCGCCTGCGCCTCAGCCGCGCCCGGCGCGCACTACGCGCGCACCTCGACCACCGCCCCCAACCCACGCTCGCCCCGGCGAGCGTGACCGAAAGGCACTCCTCATGA